One genomic window of Stigmatopora nigra isolate UIUO_SnigA chromosome 13, RoL_Snig_1.1, whole genome shotgun sequence includes the following:
- the hikeshi gene encoding protein Hikeshi isoform X2, translating into MFGCLVASDKFVFDLPEYEKVNHVVVFMLGTVPFPDGMGGAVYFSFPDPESGGSVWQLLGFIANDKPSAIFKISGLKTGQGGAHPFGAVASATPSMAQIGVSVEPLEQLAQQTPVSGAAASTADTLRLFTQKMLDSLYNFASSFAVTQGQMTPNPSESFVPASCILKWYDNFQRRMNQNPNFWKN; encoded by the exons ATGTTCGGCTGCTTG GTGGCCTCGGATAAATTCGTCTTCGATCTACCGGAGTACGAGAAGGTCAATCACGTGGTGGTGTTTATGCTAGGCACCGTTCCCTTCCCGGACGGCATGGGCGGCGCCGTGTACTTTTCCTTCCCGGACCCGGAGAGCGGCGGATCGGTGTGGCAGCTGCTCGGCTTCATCGCCAACGACAAGCCGAGTGCCATCTTCAAGATCTCGGGGTTGAAGACGGGTCAGGGTGGGGCGCACCCGTTCGGTGCGGTAGCCTCGGCCACTCCTTCCATGGCGCAGATCGGCGTCTCGGTGGAGCCCCTGGAGCAGCTGGCCCAGCAGACGCCGGTGTCCGGAGCGGCGGCGTCCACGGCGGACACGCTGCGGCTCTTTACGCAGAAGATGTTGGACAGTTTGTACAACTTCGCGTCATCGTTCGCCGTCACGCAGGGCCAGATGACGCCCAACCCCAGCGAGAGCTTCGTCCCGGCCAGTTGCATCCTCAAGTGGTACGACAACTTCCAGAGGCGCATGAACCAGAACCCAAACTTTTGGAAGAACTGA
- the hikeshi gene encoding protein Hikeshi isoform X1 yields MFGCLVAGRLVQTNAVQVASDKFVFDLPEYEKVNHVVVFMLGTVPFPDGMGGAVYFSFPDPESGGSVWQLLGFIANDKPSAIFKISGLKTGQGGAHPFGAVASATPSMAQIGVSVEPLEQLAQQTPVSGAAASTADTLRLFTQKMLDSLYNFASSFAVTQGQMTPNPSESFVPASCILKWYDNFQRRMNQNPNFWKN; encoded by the coding sequence ATGTTCGGCTGCTTGGTGGCCGGCCGCCTGGTGCAGACAAACGCTGTCCAGGTGGCCTCGGATAAATTCGTCTTCGATCTACCGGAGTACGAGAAGGTCAATCACGTGGTGGTGTTTATGCTAGGCACCGTTCCCTTCCCGGACGGCATGGGCGGCGCCGTGTACTTTTCCTTCCCGGACCCGGAGAGCGGCGGATCGGTGTGGCAGCTGCTCGGCTTCATCGCCAACGACAAGCCGAGTGCCATCTTCAAGATCTCGGGGTTGAAGACGGGTCAGGGTGGGGCGCACCCGTTCGGTGCGGTAGCCTCGGCCACTCCTTCCATGGCGCAGATCGGCGTCTCGGTGGAGCCCCTGGAGCAGCTGGCCCAGCAGACGCCGGTGTCCGGAGCGGCGGCGTCCACGGCGGACACGCTGCGGCTCTTTACGCAGAAGATGTTGGACAGTTTGTACAACTTCGCGTCATCGTTCGCCGTCACGCAGGGCCAGATGACGCCCAACCCCAGCGAGAGCTTCGTCCCGGCCAGTTGCATCCTCAAGTGGTACGACAACTTCCAGAGGCGCATGAACCAGAACCCAAACTTTTGGAAGAACTGA